The Thermotoga sp. DNA segment TATCTCAGCAACGTACGCTCCACTGTTTATACCGAGTGCGACAACAGCGGCCGTGAACCTGTCGAATTCAAAGCCAAGTTCAGGAAGCCCGAAGTACACGAGAAAGAGCTGGACCATCAAAGGGGTTCCCCTGATGAACTCTACGTAAACGGAGGACGGATACCTTATGATCCGGTACTTCGAGAGTCTTCCCATACCAACGAAGACGCCTATGGCGAGTCCGATCAAAACTGCCAGTGAAGTAAGCTGAAGGGTGCGAAGGGCACCCTTCAGGAGAAGAGGCAGATTGTCTACAACTACCTTCAACCACTCTGGCATCCTTCACTCCTCCATCATTCTGAGAACCATTTCTCTATCAGAACATCGTAGGGACTCTTTTTCAGTTCCCGCAGTACGTTGTTGATGAACTCGAGAAGATCGGTGTCTTCCTTCCTCACGGCTATACCGTACTGTTCGCTAGAGAGTACGTCGCTCGAGATGACGAGGTCGGGATTTTTCGCAACGAAGGCCTTCGCGGTGGCAGAATCCAGCACCACAGCGTCTGCCCTTCCTCTCTTCAGTTCCAGAAAGGCGTCGGTGAACTTGTCAAACCTGACGACGTTGATTCCCTTGTATTTCGAAACCTCTATGTCCCCCGTGGTGCCTATCTGAACCGCCACGGTCTTTCCCACGAGATCCTCGTAAGTCTTCGGTCGGAAGTCACCGTCTTTCCTCACCACGATGACCTGTCCCGCGTCGAAGTACGGATCGGAGAAGGCCACAACTTTTCTTCTCTCATCGGTGATCGTCATACCGGAGATGATCACATCGATCTTCTTCGTCAAAAGACTGGGTATGAGTCCGTCGAAAGTCATGTCGATGATCTTCAGCTTGACTCCAAGCCTTCTTGCTATTTCTCTTGCAAGATCCACATCGAAACCCACGATATTTCCACTTGCGTCCACGAACTCGAAAGGAGGAAAGTCCGCGGAGAGCCCAACGAGCAGATATCCTCTGTTTTTGATTTCATCGATGGCTCCCGCAAGGATCACTACTGAGATTGCAAGAAGTAATACAGCGACCAGTTTTCTCATTCTATCACCCCTGAGTTATTATACCACCTCTTTGCATATCAATGCTTTATGAAGAGAAGCCACAGTGCAAAAGCGAGAGCCAGAATCCACGTGAACCAGTGCACTTCTTTCGATTTTCCAGAGAAGAGCTTCACAAGCGCATAAGAAATGATTCCGAGTGCAATACCGTTTGCTATGGAGTACGTGAGTGGCATTGTTATGACCGT contains these protein-coding regions:
- a CDS encoding basic amino acid ABC transporter substrate-binding protein, with the protein product MRKLVAVLLLAISVVILAGAIDEIKNRGYLLVGLSADFPPFEFVDASGNIVGFDVDLAREIARRLGVKLKIIDMTFDGLIPSLLTKKIDVIISGMTITDERRKVVAFSDPYFDAGQVIVVRKDGDFRPKTYEDLVGKTVAVQIGTTGDIEVSKYKGINVVRFDKFTDAFLELKRGRADAVVLDSATAKAFVAKNPDLVISSDVLSSEQYGIAVRKEDTDLLEFINNVLRELKKSPYDVLIEKWFSE